CTACAAACAATAATTAAAACTGAGCTTAAAGTGCAAGTTTTATTCCTACCTCAGAATGAAACTCTTCTACAGCTGTCAAATTAAACTTTGGAACTTTGATTTTGCGTTCAAATGCGACCTATATTCAGTGTTTTGCACACATCTAGAACCAAAAGCAGACTCTATACATTTTATCTGCTTACAATATAAATCAGTGCcgtttcatttatattttgcgCCCTCTTGTGGACTGATGAGACAACGTTGGCTAAGAAGTATGGTGATTACTGAAGTCTTATTAAATTCATTTAGAATTTTGATAATATTTAAGTGAACACTTTAAATCAAGTTTCTCAGCCTGTTTGACAGtcttagggtgtgttcacacttgtagtttggttcTCTGGATTCTTTTGGAccggaccaaaaaaaaaaaaaaaaaaaaaaaaaacaacagtttgTTTGGAAACAGACCGAGACCCACCTTTTCAGGGGTCCCAGTCCACTTGTTTGGTGCGACCAGGTTTCAAACGGCAGCTTATTCTAATAAGCCGCACTAACAGCAATTGCACCAATCAAACCAAGCTTGCCAAGTGCAAACACACCCTTACACTCTTCTTATAGGATTTTTATGAACAACTTGTGTAAATATATAACTGCTTACAGAAGGACGTAAACTGCTCAAGGTCCACTTTGACATGTCCAAATCTTTTCCCTTCTTCACCTTGAACTCCTCTTTCAGATAAAGCCTAGTAGACAGATGCAGTCATTAGGTTAATACAAACGAGTAGTCACCTGTGGAAaacaaacttaaagggatagttcacccaaaaatgaaaatttgatgtttatctgcttacccccagggcatccaagatgtaaccgctgccgtctgtcagtcaaataatagcagtgattgggaacttgaacaataagagtcgaaaaaacttccatagacaaatccaaattaaaccctgcggctcgtgacggcacattgatgtcctaagtagggctgggtaccgaactcgatactttttaggtaccgatcgaactgcctcgatactatcgagtatcgaaaagtgtcttgtcattcggtaccaaatttcggtacctcagaatggagccgagtAACTtagaggggcggagaaatgctttcgctgtctcgttgaggagcaagtaacgttgcgctacattattatttatatctaaatatataaaactatacgcgcgagagagaccctatgtgcgagagggcgagtgaatcaacggtttcgttttcagtttatctccgaatggacgggtgagaaacggctggttatgtgagcagccggttcactacagatactgctaacagaaaacaaaagtgtcgcactgcctgcagaaacagcggaagTCGCTGGTGTGGAAGTATGTTGGATTTCCAGTGAGTTATGTTGACAACGTTCGTGTCAtcgacaaaaaaaacaacagtttgCAAGCTATGCTTATGTGCGTGTACCATACGAGTTTGCCGTCTTGTAAACGTGCACGCGGCAGATGATGTCAAACACAAAGCTCACCTCATTCATGTGCAGCAATGGATAACAcgaggcttttatttatttttatttgtttgtttatatgaaAATGTTGTACACTTCCCcatgttaacaaactttcaagactatcaagtttataaatgaccaacttatgaaaacaaatttatagctgtctttgtaaagaaattctCACTATGCAGCTTTGAGCCGCTGCTGTGACACTGTACAAACGCTTCCATTGTGAATACTCGCGCGTCTCTGCTGCTGCAGTGACGGTGTAGTTACGCTCATGCGCTGCGCACGCGACGCTCACGCGACGCTCACgcttgcagtgtgaaacaggcgttagGAGTATTCATAGCCGCAGACTTGCAACCTTATTCGGTGGTGGAAAACTCCAATCCCAAGTAGAGCGCATCTCACAGCTACGGTGATTATATTGCATAAAAGTCTAGTCTGAAAAATGGCATAGCAAcctgtgctttaaaaaaaataaatgtaaaaatcgaGAATCGAATCGAATCGAACCGTGACCTTAGAATCGAAAATGTAATCGAATCGAGGATATGGAGAATCGTGACACCCCtacttgttaataataattaattttttgaagaagaacaattgctgagtgatttaaaaagagcctcacatactgaatttttgcattgaaaactaaactttattaaaactatttgcactgattttttgtgttgggtaaatttagttaatttgtgctttttttattccccgcagtggctcaggagatgagtctttgagtctgaaaaaaagtcaacaaaattaaaatataaaaccaaatatttttttttgaggtcatgtaatcttgtttaaacagattttataaaattggtatcgaaaaaggtatcgtttaggtatcggtatcgaagtcaaggtatcggtatcgtctcggtatcgaaaatttttgaacgatacccagccctagtcctaagacacgaaacgatcggtttgtgcgagaaaccgaacagtatttatatcattttttacctctaatacaccactatgtccaactccgttcaacttccggctagtgaggtctgatcgcgctctgacaacggaagtgatgtctcgtgctcattgaagtatatggccagagacatcacttccgtcttcagaacgcgttttttgacctcactaacaggaagctgaacgaagttggacatagtggtgtattagaggtaaaaattatataaataaatgttcggtttctcgcacaaaccgattgtttcgtgtcttaggacattaatgtgtcgtcacgagccgcagggtttaattttgatttgtctaagcaagttttatttactgttatagttaaagttcccatctactgctattatttgactgacagacagcagcggttgcagttaaaaaatcataatttgcgttcgactgaagaaaaaaaagtcacctacatcttggatgcactgggggtaagcagataaacatcaaattttcatttttgggtgaactatccctttaaacagaTACATTTATCAGCGCAAACAGCACAATTACACAAAACTTCTAATTTTAGCTGCAAACTGCTTGtcttaaaatataaatgcagTGGGATATCATTATTAAGTATGTTGCTCCACAACATTATCACTTACAGAATCATGTTGCAGATGTCGTCATGCCGTTGACCCATGGAGTCGTACGATAGTACAGACTTTGATTTGAAGTCAACAACCTACCGAGGAAAAAGGAGGAAACTTTACACAAAGTCATCACACGgacacaaattaaataaaagctaataaaatattcaaatcaaTCCTGTAACACTATTCATCAAGCACCAAACAATGAAAGCTTGTGTCATTTTTATTGTGCCACAACAGACTGCTACTGTTAATATAAGGGTTTCTGATGTTTGAATCCATAACACTTATAGTTAATTACTCACAGCAAGGGACCAGTGAACACCCAGGTGAAGGGGGACCAGAATGATGTCATACAGGAAGAGGTCTACAGCCTTAGTCCAGCGCCGTACTGAAGCATGTCCACCACCATGCAACTTGGGAAAGAGGAAGGTACTGAAAGAATAGACCCTTCTGCCTCCTACTTCCTGCTCACTACGGGACATCACGAGATTCATGTAGAAGTTGATCACCTGAGAGCGACAGGGTTACATGTTCAATCAAAGGTAGTGTTTCTTAAGAACTTTCAGATTATGTGTATCAATTAAACAAAATGGTCAAGTCTGACCTCTCTAAGATTATGACAgacaaaaattatgaaaattattttcatgttacaGCCAATAACCGATAAATGACTGAATAAATTCGATACTATTTTgcctaaaagaagaagaaaaaaaacccccactaaaaatactattaaatgctacaaatacatttaaatgcacAGTATGCAGCAGAGCGGAAGCAGCGCGTGAGCGTgaactgcagctgcagagacgcGCGAGTGTTCACACTGGAAGCGTTTGTACAGCATCACAGCAGCGGCTTGAAGCTGCATATAAAGtgagcatttctttacaaagacggctataaatttgtttttataattggtCATAGTTAAACTTGATAGTCTTCAAAGTTTACAAGACTGCAAACTCGGCGAAAAAGGCAGCAAACTCGGGTTTGATTTGGGTATGCAAGAGCCTATATTGCAGTCTATGTAATAACTAAAATGTATATCTCATAATTTCTGGCtagtttagtttgttttttttctataataGGCCTATACCATACTTTAGcccaaactgaataattaaaaacaagtataaatgagtaaatcttctataaatattttttaatattgattTTCTTTCATGACATGCTTCaattcttgttaaaacacacTAGATATGCTAattctgtgcattttgagcacttttggtgtgaaatcatatttattttgtccatcaaaggtgtactttcactttaattgagcgttagcagcgcagcaaaaatagaccCAGCGCCGAAACGATCGCGGCACTGCTGCTTCTGCTCTGCTCCGCTCTGCGCTGCCGCGCAGCCTCTGCGTGCGGTGTGAACCCGGCctaacatttttaaagtttaactTTTGGCGAACATTAGATGGTGAAAGTATTGTAAAAAGGGGGGGAGGTGGAATGCAGAACTAAATATACATTATCAGCCGAGTACCAATATGGGCACTGTGCATTCCTAATTAAAGTCTTTTGAAATGACGCTACCTCATCATTGAGCCAACTTCCTTCTTGTAGGGTTGCCAGGTCCCTCTGTGTGATACGCAGTTTGAAAGCACTGCACAGAACCAGGTTTGGATCACTTTGAGCAAGAGCAGCACTCACTTCCTGCTGCATCTCCTGTTATATAGACAACAATGACATTTAAACAAGAAGCAAATGAACAAATGTGACGATGAAACATAACTGGAAACAACCGAGACCATTACATGCACATCATTGTTCAGTAAAAGGTCTTTATTCTGAAAAAGGTTTACTCTTCACAGATATTGGAACATCCCTGTTTACATGGTGGGTGCACACTGTGCGATATATAATACTCCTTTACaattgttgcttgtcagactgtatgAACATGATCGTCATGTCACACTGTGAGATCTCAGCTGTCCTATATGTCAGAGTGTAGGACAGTCAAGACATGTTAAAAACGGACACGCGCATGAAAACTTGTCcagagttttacatcatcaacccACACACATTCGGTGACAGTGAGCTGCATTACACAtgggactgaaatggtggctaacaaagaAATCTCTACCATTAATTCTGATAatggcttgtcttgaaaaacaaTTTGACATTCGTCGTAGGAGAGGTTACACTGCAGGACTGTGCGCTAAATcatctgacactgccagaatttcattggaggtaaaatttgatcgcaacggtcattaatcggctgtcggtgaacatgtcaaactagcgatcaaagactacaTATTTTTGcctaggattataggaatcttttaggattctcaaaatttgtctcagatgaCCAAATCATGgccaaaatcgcacagtgtgcaccAGCCTTAATTGAACTTGTAAAGGGTGGGATTTTTATAAGACACTAACCTTGGTCAGTCTGGGAAACTCCTCCTCACTGCGCCTTACTGTATCTGTAATCAGTTCAGATCTGGATGGTAGCAAGGGTCCTGCAGCTGTGTCTTTCTCCTTGAGATTCAACCTGGCTTCAACCTCAGCTGACAGATCCACATCTACAGGCTAGAGAGAGGGTGAGGAAAACAGAACTACACTTGTAAATCAGACTATAAGAAGCCATTAAATACCATATAGCTTTGAAGTGTGGTCAAATTACAGCTTCATAAcactattttcaaaaaacattttaatcttacattttaaaaaattacttaTGACAGCAACACTTGCATGACATGAACTAAAATCATTTATCTTCCAATCATTagtttttgatttaatattgaaagcaaaaaaaaaaaaaaattagaaaacagTGCCAAGAatgtggttttattttattttattttacattcagGGGTAGTAAACAGCTTGAATATTCAATCTCTACATGTGAGCGGGAATGAAACCGATTGGTCAGCCAGACAATTAAACCGTGTCGACATCAGTTGTTCCTCAATTCTGCTCAACAGAATAATAGTCATTTGCTGCTTTAAGAATTCGTACGACTGCAGCAGCGGATGACTTATTCTGCTGAGCAGAATTGAGGAACAACTGATTATTCACTTTCTACTTTTGTAtataaaaacgaaaaaaaaaaaaaggctttcaATAGTAATAGAAGCTTTCGGCTCCTGCTttcaatattaaattaaaaaaaactaatgatCGGAATATACACAGATTCACTGAGCACTTACGATTATTCTTGCAGTTTGATTATCCAAGGCTCCTTGCTTGACATCATTTCCTGGTGTGCTGTGATTAACATCTATTTTTCTATAgcagatttaaaaataaaagaaatttgAATCAATAAATGTAGATGTGCATTTATCTAccaataatgtttatgcatcaTGTTTAAGTGTTACCTGTCTTTAGTCTGCATCAGTGACACTGGATCCCGCCACACAGACATGTTAGGGGTGGCTGAAGGCAAACagaaaatttgatttgaatgtaAAAAGAATCATGGAAGGTCTTCATCAAAAGGTTAAAACTGTTTCAGAGAGTTACAGGATAACAGCacagaagaaaagtaaacacTCATTTGGGATGGGGCTAATTGAGATCTTAATTAATCTCACCTCTTATTGGAGCAGGTCTGCTCATGTCAGTAGTGCGATTGAGGGAGGCATGTCCATTGGCCTTATGCCCATCAAGGGAGAAATTTGTGCTAAAAGATTTTAATAAACATAGCATTAACTTCCTCCAGCAAAGCTACAATGATTTCAAAAGTGTTCTAAGGACTTACATTGGAGGCTTCATCCGTCCAAACGGCAATGGTTTGCTTTTTGAGTATTTCTCAGACGCCATCTCTACTAGCTTCCTGTAATGCTCCCGATCGCTCTCTCTCAATGCCTACTCAAAACAGAGATGCTCAAATCAAAGACATCGACTCACCAAGCTTCACAGTACATTAAAAATGGAGTTTTCCTACCTCCTCCACAGTCAGGCAAGGTTTGTGTGTGCGGCTCGGGAGCTCCATCTCAGCCGGTCTTGTGCTCAGACCGTGGGTGGTGCAAGACGGCACTAGCTTCAGGGATCGGCGCATCTCCCTGCCTCTGTCCtggcttgccttgaacagcattgCTCCACTGCTAAACAAGATAAATGCAGAGACT
Above is a genomic segment from Chanodichthys erythropterus isolate Z2021 chromosome 21, ASM2448905v1, whole genome shotgun sequence containing:
- the senp2 gene encoding sentrin-specific protease 2 isoform X1, with the protein product MYEWIVDGLASLFVPFSGEKSAAWPSERGNGVARAAAGDAQRQENSRPAKRNYQSVYSTDGVTEYPEVKRARHDVIIRVVKKTFAGIAGLFRSRHRRKVEHEKQKAFTQVGSVAFMGIDDIYSNSLSSWTESDGMDKQIEMGLKNKEKTAANVHHNAQALRKPDSGAMLFKASQDRGREMRRSLKLVPSCTTHGLSTRPAEMELPSRTHKPCLTVEEALRESDREHYRKLVEMASEKYSKSKPLPFGRMKPPITNFSLDGHKANGHASLNRTTDMSRPAPIRATPNMSVWRDPVSLMQTKDRKIDVNHSTPGNDVKQGALDNQTARIIPVDVDLSAEVEARLNLKEKDTAAGPLLPSRSELITDTVRRSEEEFPRLTKEMQQEVSAALAQSDPNLVLCSAFKLRITQRDLATLQEGSWLNDEVINFYMNLVMSRSEQEVGGRRVYSFSTFLFPKLHGGGHASVRRWTKAVDLFLYDIILVPLHLGVHWSLAVVDFKSKSVLSYDSMGQRHDDICNMILLYLKEEFKVKKGKDLDMSKWTLSSLRPSEIPQQKNGSDCGVFVCKYADYISRGRNLTFRQNHMPYFRKVMIWEILNQKLLQ
- the senp2 gene encoding sentrin-specific protease 2 isoform X2, encoding MYEWIVDGLASLFVPFSGEKSAAWPSERGNGVARAAAGDAQRQENSRPAKRNYQSVYSTDGVTEYPEVKRARHDVIIRVVKKTFAGIAGLFRSRHRRKVEHEKQKAFTQVGSVAFMGIDDIYSNSLSSWTESDGMDKQIEMGLKNKEKTAANVHHNAQALRKPDSGAMLFKASQDRGREMRRSLKLVPSCTTHGLSTRPAEMELPSRTHKPCLTVEEALRESDREHYRKLVEMASEKYSKSKPLPFGRMKPPITNFSLDGHKANGHASLNRTTDMSRPAPIRATPNMSVWRDPVSLMQTKDRKIDVNHSTPGNDVKQGALDNQTARIIPVDVDLSAEVEARLNLKEKDTAAGPLLPSRSELITDTVRRSEEEFPRLTKEMQQEVSAALAQSDPNLVLCSAFKLRITQRDLATLQEGSWLNDEVINFYMNLVMSRSEQEVGGRRVYSFSTFLFPKLHGGGHASVRRWTKAVDLFLYDIILVPLHLGVHWSLAVVDFKSKSVLSYDSMGQRHDDICNMILLKDSSPEPLRGIKKAQIN